In one Parambassis ranga chromosome 6, fParRan2.1, whole genome shotgun sequence genomic region, the following are encoded:
- the fbxl9 gene encoding F-box/LRR-repeat protein 14: MEVMEESDGEDFIETPELPVEIIVYILSFLHASDRKEASLVCRSWYNASQDLRFQKNITFCFPASASSLELVRGLSKNRRCSLIISQLDGFSISRSLLLEVGLCLGSKLESLALPGSSITEASLLTLLPRLTSLRRLDLRGLDSLFMSGAFLSREEHRQQVRSALCGLEELDLSDLRYLSDLSFSRLTGCTPRLRRLSLAGCHIAFEFDPYRGCPVGTVANSSALLSLRNLKRLLTEQKSTLIALDLSRTSITPESLRTIAQVQDLVLKELFLQGCKELTDYSVEGLVKHQPSLEKLDISGCTELTSRSVEAIARGLKSLTYLSLSRNWRIVEKGLADLLSLSHLRNLDLSECLHISGTEMVKGLNESKASRAQLERLNLKSCTYIKDLAVFSLTQLLGDTLRELDLTSCINVTDLSVSAISTYLHKLEVLRLGWCKEVTDWGLLGMVQTTDCETEEEMGDKGPRFTRTFGNMGFFKPPKLPFEEQPKLVTQNDLQQFRQQVGASLLALTRLQELDLSGCTKLTDSSITQVVQFQDLQHLSLSMLPKITDASLASVAWHCRSLTSLSLSQCPGITDRGVAQAVPYLHRLQHLYLSCCDNITDRSLNLLVQHCKRLRTLHISRCNNISATTVDLFQSQMPFLENIHYGFIGGTDLTL, translated from the exons ATGGAAGTCATGGAAGAGAGCGATGGAGAAGACTTTATAGAAACACCTGAGCTACCCGTAGAG ATCATAGTTTACATCCTGAGTTTTCTCCATGCTTCAGACAGGAAAGAAGCCTCGCTGGTCTGCCGCAGTTGGTACAATGCCAGCCAGGACCTGCGTTTTCAG AAAAACATCACCTTCTGCTTCCCGGCTTCCGCCTCATCCCTGGAGCTGGTCAGGGGTCTGAGCAAAAACAGACGATGCAGCTTGATAATCAGCCAGCTGGATGGCTTCAGCATTTCTAGATCACTGCTTCTGGAG GTGGGCCTGTGTCTGGGATCTAAACTGGAGAGCTTAGCCCTGCCTGGTAGCAGTATAACAGAGGCCTCTCTGCTCACCCTCCTCCCGCGCCTAACTTCCCTTCGGAGGCTGGATCTCAGAGGGCTGGACAGCCTCTTCATGTCTGGAGCTTTCCTCTCTAGGGAGGAGCACAGACAGCAG GTTCGATCAGCTCTGTGTGGTTTGGAGGAGCTGGATCTGTCAGACCTGCGCTACCTCTCCGACCTCTCCTTCAGTCGGCTCACTGGATGCACACCGCGTCTCCGCAGACTATCGCTGGCTGGCTGCCATATCGCCTTTGAGTTTGACCCGTATCGAGGTTGCCCGGTCGGAACCGTTGCAAATTCCTCAGCATTGCTCTCACTGAGGAACTTGAAGAGGTTGTTAACAGAACAGAAATCCACCCTCATTGCTCTGGACCTCAGCAGAACCTCCATTACTCCTGAGTCACTGCGAACTATTGCACAG gTTCAGGATTTGGTCTTAAAGGAATTGTTTCTGCAAGGTTGTAAGGAACTGACTGACTACTCAGTGGAGGGTCTGGTAAAGCACCAGCCGAGCCTTGAGAAACTGGACATTAGTGGCTGCACTGAGCTGACCAGCCGGTCTGTGGAGGCCATAGCACGAGGTCTGAAGTCACTGACATACCTCTCCTTGTCCCGCAACTGGAGGATTGTTGAAAAAG GCCTCGCTGACCTCCTGTCACTGTCACACCTGAGGAATCTGGATCTCTCGGAGTGTCTGCACATCAGTGGAACAGAGATGGTGAAAGGCTTAAATGAATCAAAAGCTTCCAGGGCACAGCTGGAGAGACTTAACCTCAAGAGCTGCACTTACATCAAA GATCTTGCAGTGTTCTCTCTCACGCAGCTGCTTGGGGATACGCTCCGTGAGTTGGACCTGACATCTTGCATCAATGTGACCGACCTGTCAGTGAGTGCGATCTCCACCTACCTGCACAAGCTGGAAGTTCTGCGGCTGGGCTGGTGTAAAGAAGTGACAGACTGGGGTCTGCTGGGGATGGTGCAAACGACTGAttgtgagacagaggaggagatg GGTGACAAGGGTCCCAGGTTCACCCGGACTTTTGGCAACATGGGCTTCTTCAAGCCTCCTAAATTACCGTTTGAAGAGCAACCCAAACTGGTGACACAGAATGACCTGCAGCAGTTCAGGCAACAGGTCGGAGCTTCACTTTTAGCTCTCACCAGGCTGCAGGAGCTGGACCTTTCTGGCTGCACCAAActcactgacagcagcatcaCACAG GTGGTGCAATTCCAGGACCTGCAGCACCTGTCTCTCTCCATGCTGCCAAAAATTACTGACGCCAGCTTGGCGTCGGTAGCCTGGCATTGCCGCAGCCTCACTAGTCTGTCGCTCAGCCAGTGCCCAGGTATCACTGACCGTGGAGTGGCACAGGCTGTACCGTAtctccacagactgcagcatcTCTACCTCTCCTGCTGTGATAACATAACAGACAG GTCCTTAAACCTCTTGGTGCAGCACTGTAAGCGTCTGAGAACACTTCACATCTCAAGGTGTAATAACATCTCTGCCACAACAGTGGACCTTTTCCAATCACAGATGCCGTTCTTGGAAAACATCCACTACGGATTCATAGGTGGGACAGATCTTACACTCTGA
- the LOC114437700 gene encoding protein FAM180A-like, translating to MLTWRMVIVGLFHCCIRTGVAHQSKALFPAASRIKRGLDTVVNPTFLNSFDDVHLLFEILMSGVHFEANGSFSVKDAELASLRKTKNLNLICEEIIPKNLSDILRLISDLSDHTGHLHQDDFERTLLTLVYTAQQLAESSAKDQRDVWAESFVSLYKAIKKDLTD from the exons ATGCTGACCTGGAGGATGGTTATAGTGGGTCTTTTCCACTGCTGCATCAGGACGGGCGTTGCACATCAGTCAAAAG CCCTGTTCCCAGCTGCCAGCAGAATAAAAAGAGGACTGGATACAGTGGTGAACCCCACCTTCCTCAACTCCTTTGATGATGTTCATCTATTATTTGAG ATCCTGATGTCCGGCGTGCATTTTGAGGCCAATGGATCATTTTCAGTCAAAGATGCTGAACTTGCTTCTCTACGAAAGACCAAAAACCTGAACCTCATCTGTGAAGAAATAATTCCCAAGAACTTATCAGACATACTCAGGCTCATATCTGACCTCTCAGATCACACCGGTCACCTGCATCAGGACGATTTCGAACGCACCCTGTTAACGCTGGTATACACTGCTCAGCAGCTGGCCGAGTCCTCTGCTAAAGACCAAAGAGATGTGTGGGCAGAGTCATTTGTTAGCTTATACAAAGCCATCAAGAAGGatctgacagactga
- the slc23a4 gene encoding xan_ur_permease domain-containing protein, whose protein sequence is MTQEKERNGLDNYAFALEGRFCDLPDTGEQLNSSLDEDSNKLAYCVTDVPPWYLCILLGIQHCLTAFGGIIAIPLILSQGLCLQHDGLTQSHLISTIFFVSGICTLLQVTFGIRLPILQGGTFTLLAPSMAMLSMPEWTCPAWTQNATLVNTSSTDFTEVWQSRMRALQGSIMVGSLFQVFVGFSGLIGLFMRFIGPLTIAPTISLIGLSLFDSAGSSAGNHWGISVMTTALIILFSQYLRHISMPFPTYNKDKKLHTSRVYVFQILPVLLGITLSWLICFILTIYNVLPTEPDQYGYLARTDLKGDVMGQAPWFTFPYPGQWGLPTVSLAGVVGILAGVISSMIESVGDYHACARLSGAPPPPKHAINRGIGIEGLGCLLAGAWGTGNGTTSYSENVGALGITKVGSRMVIVASGVLMVVMGVLGKVGAIFTTIPSPVIGGMFMVMFGVICAAGVSNLQYADMNSSRNIFIFGFSMFSGLVIPNWILKNPDAIATGVVELDQMLQVLLTTSMFVGGFFGFIFDNTIPGSKHERGILAWNKAHEDDTSNTLESGEVYNLPFGISSYLPSSSWLQYIPFCPPGASTSLDGCVAQANSLEPKQPLGHPEPAQIIVGVGL, encoded by the exons ATGACTCAAGAAAAGGAACGAAATGGACTGGACAACTACGCTTTTGCA CTGGAGGGACGCTTCTGTGATCTACCTGACACAGGTGAACAACTAAATTCCTCTCTGGATGAAGACAGCAACAAACTAGCATACTGTGTGACAGACGTTCCTCCCTGGTACCTGTGTATCCTTCTAGGCATCCAG CACTGTCTGACAGCATTTGGAGGTATCATCGCCATCCCGCTGATCCTGTCACAGGGGTTGTGTCTCCAGCATGATGGGCTCACACAAAGCCACCTCATCAGTACCATATTCTTTGTTTCTGGTATCTGCACACTGTTGCAAGTTACCTTTGGGATCAG ACTGCCTATTCTCCAAGGTGGCACATTCACATTGTTGGCCCCCTCCATGGCAATGCTGTCCATGCCAGAGTGGACATGCCCTGCTTGGACTCAGAACGCCACCCTAGTCAACACGTCCTCCACAGACTTCACAGAGGTGTGGCAGAGTCGGATGAGGGCT CTTCAGGGCTCTATCATGGTGGGCTCACTCTTCCAGGTGTTTGTTGGATTCTCAGGCCTTATTGGTCTCTTCATGCGTTTCATTGGACCTCTCACCATCGCTCCCACTATTTCTCTCATTGGACTGTCCCTGTTTGACTCAGCTGGCAGCAGTGCTGGCAACCACTGGGGCATCTCAGTGAT GACCACGGCACTGATCATACTGTTCTCACAGTACCTTCGCCACATATCCATGCCCTTTCCTACATACAACAAGGATAAAAAACTGCACACATCTCGAGTCTACGTCTTCCAGATTCTCCCT GTGCTGCTTGGAATTACATTGTCTTGgctcatttgtttcattttgacaATCTACAATGTACTTCCTACTGAGCCAGACCAGTATGGATACCTGGCGCGAACTGATCTAAAGGGAGATGTAATGGGTCAAGCTCCCTGGTTCACATTTCCTTATCCAG GACAATGGGGGTTGCCCACTGTGAGCCTGGCAGGGGTGGTTGGCATCTTGGCTGGTGTGATTTCCTCCATGATAGAGTCTGTCGGGGATTACCATGCCTGTGCAAGATTATCTGGAGCTCCACCGCCACCGAAACATGCCATCAACAGGGGTATCGGGATTGAGGGCCTGGGATGCCTGCTGGCAGGTGCCTGGGGTACAGGAAATGGTACCACTTCATACAGTGAGAATGTTGGAGCCCTCGGTATAACAAAA GTCGGCAGTCGCATGGTGATAGTGGCCAGTGGAGTGTTGATGGTTGTCATGGGTGTGCTTGGTAAAGTGGGAGCTATATTCACAACTATCCCCTCACCTGTGATAGGAGGAATGTTCATGGTCATGTTTGGGGTCATCTGTGCAGCAGGAGTTTCAAATCTGCAG tACGCAGACATGAATTCATCTCGAAACATCTTCATATTTGGCTTCTCCATGTTCTCTGGTCTAGTTATTCCTAACTGGATATTGAAGAACCCTGATGCTATTGCCACAG GTGTGGTAGAACTTGACCAGATGCTGCAGGTACTTCTGACAACTAGTATGTTCGTTGGAGGCTTCTTTGGCTTCATATTCGACAACACCATCCCAG GATCAAAGCATGAAAGAGGCATCCTGGCATGGAACAAGGCTCACGAGGATGATACCAGCAACACACTGGAGAGCGGAGAAGTGTACAACCTTCCCTTTGGCATCAGCTCTTACTTGCCTTCTTCCTCCTGGCTGCAGTACATACCTTTCTGCCCTCCTGGTGCGTCTACTTCCTTGGATGGATGTGTAGCTCAGGCTAATTCACTGGAGCCTAAGCAGCCATtgggacacccggagcctgcGCAGATCATTGTTGGAGTCGGTCTGTGA
- the elmo3 gene encoding engulfment and cell motility protein 3 produces MPQQKDIVRIAIQMPGAYPQLIQLDQKKPLSAVIKEVCDGWNLPGPENYALQYADGVQMYITESNRLDIKNGCILRLTKAPGRCAEDLYKGIQSSDSGVRCDSLKELAGVSTDVTFAQEFISRDGHLLLVKIVEDSNESNAIMTYTLMCFRELMDHGIVSWENISSVFIKKIASFVNAKPTDASIQQVSLDILESMVLSSHSLFQQVKQEITMEKLIAHLQVTNQQIQTKAMALLMALLQIAGESDRQEMFAFLNKKNLRQYIYKNIIHSSGSVQDEMAHYLYVLQSVTLNHLEPRMRTPLDCYSQEQRDTLHGLRQAAFETESENSLSHERRRSLCAKEFKKLGFSNNSNPGQDLVRTPPGLLALDTMYYFASRYPDAYSRFVLENSSREDKHECPFARSSIQLTLILCEILRIGEPPSETGSDYHPIFFSQDRMMDELFCVCIQLLNKTWKEMRATQEDFDKVMQVVREQITRTLSSKPTSLELFKNKVNALNYSEILKLRQTERLHQEETLAPPVLELKERLKPELLELIRQQRLNRLCQGTMFRKVSSRRRQDKLWYCRLSPNHKMLHYGDVEEDTENPPIETLQEKIPVADIKGLLTGKDCPHMKENKGKQNKEVLDVAFSITYDVEEYSLNFVAPSRTDFCLWTDGLSVLLGREMSSESMRSELEILLSMEIKLRLLDLENVPIPDSAPVVPKPPSNYNFCYDFSQTEH; encoded by the exons ATGCCGCAGCAGAAGGATATAGTAAGGATTGCCATCCAGATGCCTGGGGCCTACCCCCAGCTTATACAATTGGACCAG aaaAAGCCTCTCTCTGCTGTAATAAAGGAGGTGTGTGATGG CTGGAATCTACCAGGTCCGGAGAACTATGCTCTGCAGTATGCGGATGGAGTACAGATGTACATCACTGAATCG AATCGTCTGGACATTAAGAACGGCTGCATTCTGCGTCTGACCAAGGCACCG GGCCGTTGTGCAGAGGACTTATACAAGGGTATCCAGAGCTCGGATTCAGGCGTGCGCTGCGATTCGCTGAAGGAGCTAGCAGGCGTTTCCACAGATGTTACCTTTGCTCAGGAGTTCATCAGCCGAGACGGACATCTTCTATTGGTCAAAATAGTAGAAGACTCTAATGA GAGTAATGCGATCATGACGTACACGCTGATGTGTTTCAGGGAACTGATGGATCATGGGATAGTTTCGTGGGAGAACATCTCTTCTGTTTTCATCAAAAAG aTTGCCAGCTTTGTCAATGCCAAGCCAACGGATGCATCAATACAGCAGGTGTCCTTGGACATCTTGGAGAGCATGGTGCTAAGCAGCCACAGCCTTTTCCAGCAGGTCAAACAGGAAATTACCATGGAGAAGCTCATTGCTCACTTACAGGT GACAAATCAGCAGATACAGACCAAAGCCATGGCCCTTCTCATGGCCCTGCTACAGATAGCTggagagtcagacagacag GAGATGTTTGCATTCCTGAATAAGAAGAATCTCCGGCAGTACATTTATAAG aacaTCATCCATAGTTCTGGTTCGGTGCAAGATGAGATGGCCCACTACCTCTACGTCTTACAGTCAGTTACCTTGAATCACCTGGAGCCTCGCATGAGGACACCTCTGGACTGTTACAGCCAG GAACAAAGAGACACCCTTCATGGTTTGCGGCAGGCAGCGTTTGAGACAGAAAGTGAAAACAGCCTGAGCCACGAGAGACGACGCTCCCTCTGTGCCAAAGAGTTCAAGAAATTGGGCTTCTCT aaCAACAGTAATCCCGGTCAGGATTTGGTGCGAACACCTCCCGGCCTTTTAGCATTGGACACTATGTATTATTTTGCCAGTCGCTATCCTGATGCCTACAGCAGG TTTGTCCtggagaacagcagcagagaggacaaacatgagTGTCCATTTGCCAGAAGCAGCATTCAGCTCACTCTTATCCTGTGTGAAATCCTTCGTATTGGAGAGCCGC CCTCCGAGACAGGATCCGACTACCACCCCATCTTCTTCAGTCAGGATCGGATGATGGATGAGCTTTTTTGTGTCTGCATTCAGTTGCTTAACAAGACCTGGAAAGAGATGAGAGCCACACAGGAGGACTTTGACAAG GTGATGCAGGTGGTAAGGGAGCAGATAACCAGGACATTGTCTAGTAAGCCGACCTCCCTGGAGCTCTTTAAGAACAAAGTAAATGCGCTCAACTACAGTGAGATCCTCAAACTGCGACAGACAGAAAGGCTGCACCAGGAAGAGACACTCGCTCCACCTGTACT TGAGCTCAAAGAGCGCCTGAAGCCAGAGCTGCTGGAGTTGATCCGCCAACAGAGACTTAACAGGCTGTGTCAGGGAACGATGTTTAGAAAGGTCAGCAGCCGACGCAGGCAAG ATAAACTCTGGTACTGTCGCTTATCACCCAATCACAAAATGCTTCATTACGGTGATGTGGAGGAAGATACAGAGAACCCACCAATAGAAACACTGCAGGAGAAGA TTCCAGTAGCAGATATCAAGGGTTTGCTGACAGGAAAAGATTGTCCTCACATGAAGGAAAACAAAGGCAAACAGAACAAG GAGGTTTTGGATGTGGCTTTTAGTATCACATATGACGTAGAGGAGTACAGCTTGAACTTCGTCGCGCCCTCCAGAACTGAT TTCTGCCTGTGGACAGATGGGCTTAGTGTACTCCTGGGCCGGGAGATGAGCAGTGAATCCATGCGCAGCGAGCTGGAGATCCTCCTGTCTATGGAGATTAAACTCCGCCTCCTGGACCTCGAAAATGTTCCTATACCAGACAGTGCCCCAGTCGTCCCTAAACCTCCAAGCAATTATAACTTCTGCTATGACTTCAGCCAGACTGAGCATTAG